A portion of the Candidatus Kryptonium sp. genome contains these proteins:
- the hpt gene encoding hypoxanthine phosphoribosyltransferase, producing the protein MNDEIIYINGERFKILITEEEIKRRVKELGEQISKDYAGSVPIFIGVLNGSIIFFADLIREVKIDCEVDFLKLSSYGDEKISSGHVKLLKDLDCQVTGRDIIVVEDVIDSGLSIKFIKNLIMLKNPKSLRIVSLLYKKNRVQIDFKIDYIGFEIGDEFVIGYGLDYAQKGRNLKAIYVIDSQK; encoded by the coding sequence ATGAACGATGAGATAATTTATATCAACGGCGAAAGGTTCAAAATTTTAATAACCGAAGAGGAAATAAAAAGAAGAGTAAAAGAACTTGGCGAACAAATAAGCAAGGACTACGCAGGAAGCGTGCCGATCTTCATAGGAGTCCTAAATGGTTCAATCATATTTTTCGCTGATTTGATTCGCGAAGTTAAAATTGACTGCGAAGTTGACTTCCTTAAACTTTCAAGCTACGGAGACGAAAAAATTTCCTCAGGTCATGTAAAACTTTTGAAAGATCTTGATTGCCAAGTGACGGGAAGAGATATAATCGTAGTTGAAGATGTGATTGATTCTGGGCTTTCAATAAAGTTCATCAAAAACTTGATCATGCTCAAAAACCCGAAATCTTTAAGGATAGTTTCGTTGTTATATAAAAAGAACAGAGTTCAAATTGACTTCAAAATTGATTATATTGGATTTGAAATAGGTGACGAGTTCGTTATCGGCTACGGTCTTGATTACGCCCAGAAAGGACGAAACTTAAAGGCGATCTATGTTATTGATTCACAAAAATAA
- a CDS encoding DUF4837 family protein — MKKIIAFLPLFLFLISCSNLKPKATGDETEIITYIDSSLYAQIERPLKSVFHRLLYTPQPESLFIIKPEFQIYSIDKLKYQKNLMFVSTLDDKGEISLYTQNMLDPVSKELVEKDSAYLFIKKDLWSKGQIVLFLVAKDKETLLRRLTKDRNEIYLYFRDEFFDRELNAIISEGHNKKDIERYFLEKYGWTMFVQHDYYIAKDSAQEKFVWLRRRTPEDMERFIFVHWIDSVYEPYRFFNQVWIAEKRNEITRKFYRTTRDDAWVVIADDPESIKHLYFFPVNFNGRYAIRVQGLWRFNDFTGGGPFVSYVFYDSTQKRIYFIDGSIFAPRYEKKKLVIQVDALLHTFKTASEVKK; from the coding sequence ATGAAAAAGATCATCGCTTTTCTCCCTCTTTTCCTCTTTTTAATTTCGTGTTCAAATCTCAAACCTAAAGCTACAGGCGATGAAACAGAGATCATAACTTATATTGACTCATCCCTCTATGCACAAATAGAGCGACCTTTGAAATCCGTATTTCACCGATTACTTTACACACCACAACCAGAAAGCTTGTTCATAATAAAGCCCGAGTTTCAAATCTACTCCATTGACAAATTGAAATACCAAAAGAATTTAATGTTTGTTTCCACACTTGACGACAAAGGTGAAATCAGCTTATACACCCAAAATATGCTTGACCCCGTTTCCAAAGAACTTGTTGAAAAGGATTCAGCATATCTATTCATCAAGAAAGACCTATGGAGCAAAGGTCAAATTGTTCTCTTCCTTGTCGCAAAAGATAAGGAGACGCTTTTAAGACGCCTAACAAAAGATAGAAACGAAATTTATCTCTATTTCAGGGATGAATTCTTTGATCGTGAGCTAAATGCGATCATTTCAGAAGGGCATAACAAAAAAGACATTGAAAGATATTTCCTTGAAAAATACGGATGGACGATGTTTGTTCAGCATGATTACTATATCGCTAAAGATTCAGCACAAGAAAAATTTGTTTGGTTGAGAAGAAGGACACCTGAGGATATGGAAAGGTTTATCTTTGTTCATTGGATTGATTCTGTATATGAACCGTATAGATTTTTCAATCAAGTATGGATAGCCGAGAAAAGAAACGAGATAACGAGAAAGTTTTACAGAACAACGCGAGACGACGCCTGGGTTGTGATAGCAGACGATCCAGAAAGCATAAAACATCTCTATTTTTTCCCAGTTAATTTCAATGGAAGATACGCTATAAGGGTTCAAGGGTTGTGGAGGTTTAATGACTTCACAGGTGGAGGTCCTTTTGTTTCTTATGTTTTTTACGACTCAACTCAAAAGCGAATCTATTTCATTGATGGTTCTATTTTCGCTCCGAGATATGAAAAGAAGAAACTCGTTATCCAAGTAGATGCGCTCCTCCATACCTTCAAAACCGCCAGCGAAGTGAAAAAATAA
- the ispD gene encoding 2-C-methyl-D-erythritol 4-phosphate cytidylyltransferase: MKVTAIIPAGGYGKRIGAGIHKQLIEISGKPILIHTLEKFETCKCIDSIIIATAPEILLEVEKLVKEFNITKVVEVTIGGNERQDSVYNALQIMVYHHTEIVVVHDAVRPFITCEKICEVISACKETGAAILAVHPKETIKLGRDDGFVEKTLDRNLLWLVQTPQAFYYTILQQAYKRAYTDSFYGTDDASLVERLGIKVKIVEGLYENIKITTPEDIEFAKMLLSRG; encoded by the coding sequence TTGAAGGTAACAGCTATAATTCCAGCTGGAGGCTATGGAAAAAGAATTGGTGCGGGGATACATAAACAATTAATAGAGATATCGGGAAAACCAATTTTGATACATACTCTTGAAAAATTTGAAACTTGTAAATGCATAGATTCCATAATCATAGCGACCGCGCCCGAGATCTTACTTGAGGTTGAGAAATTGGTGAAAGAATTTAACATAACAAAAGTAGTTGAAGTCACAATAGGTGGAAACGAAAGACAAGATTCAGTTTATAACGCTTTGCAAATTATGGTCTATCATCACACTGAAATTGTCGTAGTTCACGATGCGGTGAGACCTTTTATAACATGTGAAAAGATTTGTGAGGTTATATCGGCTTGTAAAGAGACGGGAGCAGCTATCCTTGCGGTTCATCCCAAGGAAACGATAAAACTTGGGCGCGATGATGGTTTCGTTGAAAAAACGCTTGATCGCAATTTGCTTTGGCTCGTTCAAACACCGCAGGCATTCTATTATACAATTTTACAACAAGCGTATAAAAGAGCATACACTGATTCTTTTTACGGAACAGATGACGCTTCACTTGTGGAGAGATTAGGCATTAAAGTTAAAATAGTTGAGGGTTTATACGAGAACATAAAAATAACAACTCCTGAAGATATTGAATTTGCTAAAATGTTGCTTAGTAGGGGATAA
- a CDS encoding dolichol kinase, with product MKLLQEYLQTLNQRINEISKVPDYSEAIIDFNKNIDRNYKAEYIRKAIHQFSMLIPVIYYFTPRDLAIKILIVLTLGFLTVDIIRYYNPTVQKLFYKFFGFILRQHERDHKVKNLNGATWVFISALVCVIIFPKFIVINAFAILILSDASAAVFGRKFGKHKFFKKSLEGTIAFILAAVPVVLLAPKVQNLPGEYIITMASAIVGGIIEAASINLKVDDNLLIPVSIGATMWILYLIFYPNLDLYFLK from the coding sequence ATGAAACTTCTACAAGAGTATCTGCAAACACTGAACCAAAGAATTAATGAGATATCTAAAGTCCCCGACTATTCCGAAGCCATAATTGATTTCAACAAAAACATAGACAGAAATTACAAAGCCGAGTATATCCGCAAGGCGATACATCAGTTTTCAATGTTAATCCCTGTGATCTATTATTTCACACCCCGCGATTTAGCGATAAAAATTTTAATCGTTTTAACCCTTGGCTTCCTCACAGTTGATATTATAAGATATTACAACCCCACCGTTCAAAAACTTTTTTACAAGTTCTTTGGTTTCATTCTACGCCAACACGAAAGGGATCATAAAGTAAAAAATCTAAATGGCGCGACTTGGGTTTTCATCTCCGCACTTGTTTGCGTAATTATCTTCCCAAAGTTTATAGTGATAAATGCCTTCGCAATACTCATACTCTCAGATGCAAGCGCTGCAGTTTTCGGTAGAAAATTTGGAAAACATAAATTTTTCAAAAAATCACTTGAAGGGACGATCGCTTTCATTTTAGCTGCAGTTCCAGTTGTCCTACTTGCCCCCAAAGTCCAAAATTTGCCAGGTGAATACATAATAACTATGGCGTCTGCTATAGTTGGTGGGATTATTGAAGCTGCATCAATTAACCTCAAAGTTGATGATAACCTTTTAATTCCCGTAAGCATAGGGGCGACGATGTGGATCCTTTACCTAATTTTTTATCCAAACCTTGACCTTTACTTTTTAAAATAA
- a CDS encoding APC family permease encodes MRTFVFIAINLLLIIVFAYLIRKKNLLSYFDSGRWWITWFAVSIITLMDELTSIYYAPFEAYRFIGIKAIIYIALTSLFIRFLSTRMVEIAEILEVHNIKGGGVYSFSYLVLGPVVSFIAVASILVVYILTASISTVSAVENGLAFVSIPSHIKFLLKILVVWFIAGLNILGIRENARFTFAIFIFASFVLLNLIAGGFLNFGDSSMRKVEEAFSLFISDINQPSIFQSYANLVTGIGSCILAYSGIESVLQTASLVKSWHDVRKAYIFLALTVGIVTPLIALFALSSTIELEKHETDLIPTFAESVNGYWFGIVVSALASITLIMAVNTAMVASSELIEKICERYNFQWLMKLNRRGSLYRIHIFNAIFYSIILFITSGSQAMLAEMYAVGLVASFSINIGSLVIYRYRMGTKEITYHTSRTGTLILFVLIFSIFVYIVMHRLYGALLWLFMTLFFLVAGLRISKFRAPEIPIRRVTDSPMDVVFAIMDVESDEVHIHFKRPKESIENVDSNAIYVSFYSPRLDRPERSLPRHFWISIQPRTNLFDMIVGLLNTIKYEVPPEKKIHIHFGWPLSSWLDRLSTGIMVYHIISLPRKFPEFIFHIDYIAENEKRGGKT; translated from the coding sequence AATCTTCTGCTAATCATAGTTTTTGCTTATCTTATTCGCAAGAAAAATTTGCTAAGTTATTTTGATTCAGGGCGTTGGTGGATAACATGGTTTGCGGTTTCAATAATAACATTGATGGATGAGTTAACATCAATTTATTACGCTCCTTTTGAAGCATATAGGTTTATCGGAATAAAAGCGATCATCTATATTGCTCTCACTTCTCTTTTCATCCGCTTCTTATCAACAAGGATGGTTGAAATAGCTGAGATACTTGAGGTTCATAACATAAAAGGTGGTGGGGTTTATTCATTTTCGTATCTTGTCCTTGGACCTGTGGTTTCTTTTATTGCGGTTGCGTCAATACTTGTCGTGTATATTTTAACAGCTTCAATTTCAACTGTAAGTGCCGTTGAAAATGGCCTTGCTTTTGTATCAATACCGTCGCATATTAAGTTCCTGCTTAAAATCCTTGTCGTTTGGTTCATAGCTGGACTTAACATTCTTGGGATAAGAGAAAACGCAAGGTTTACATTTGCCATTTTCATCTTTGCTTCTTTTGTGCTTTTGAATTTGATAGCTGGCGGATTTTTGAACTTTGGCGATTCATCAATGAGAAAAGTTGAGGAAGCTTTTTCTCTTTTCATTTCTGATATAAATCAACCTTCAATTTTCCAATCTTATGCGAACCTCGTCACTGGGATCGGGAGTTGTATTCTCGCTTACTCTGGCATTGAATCAGTTCTTCAAACAGCTTCGCTTGTTAAAAGTTGGCATGATGTAAGAAAAGCCTACATTTTTCTTGCTTTAACGGTTGGAATAGTTACTCCGCTTATTGCTCTTTTTGCTCTTTCGTCAACTATTGAATTAGAAAAGCATGAAACAGATCTTATTCCAACATTTGCTGAAAGCGTAAATGGTTATTGGTTTGGGATAGTTGTGAGTGCTCTTGCAAGTATAACATTGATAATGGCTGTAAACACAGCAATGGTTGCTTCTTCGGAATTAATAGAAAAAATATGTGAGAGATACAACTTTCAATGGTTGATGAAACTAAATCGTCGTGGTTCCCTTTATAGAATTCACATCTTTAACGCAATTTTTTATTCAATTATACTCTTCATAACGAGCGGTAGTCAGGCAATGCTTGCTGAGATGTATGCGGTTGGACTTGTTGCAAGTTTTTCAATTAACATTGGCTCTCTTGTTATTTACAGATATCGCATGGGAACGAAGGAAATAACATATCACACATCAAGGACTGGGACTTTAATTTTATTTGTCTTGATCTTTAGCATCTTTGTTTACATAGTTATGCATCGTCTTTATGGAGCTTTGCTTTGGTTGTTTATGACTCTTTTCTTTTTGGTTGCTGGATTGAGAATTTCAAAATTTAGAGCTCCGGAGATTCCGATCAGGCGTGTCACGGATAGCCCAATGGATGTGGTCTTTGCGATTATGGATGTTGAATCGGACGAAGTTCATATTCATTTCAAGAGACCAAAAGAAAGCATTGAAAATGTAGATTCAAATGCGATATATGTAAGTTTTTATTCACCTCGGCTTGATAGACCGGAGAGAAGTTTGCCGAGACATTTTTGGATTTCCATTCAACCGAGGACAAACTTGTTTGATATGATCGTTGGTTTGCTCAACACGATAAAATATGAAGTTCCACCTGAAAAGAAAATACACATTCATTTTGGTTGGCCACTTTCATCTTGGCTTGATAGATTATCAACGGGGATCATGGTTTATCACATAATAAGTTTGCCGAGAAAGTTTCCAGAATTTATATTTCACATTGATTACATTGCCGAAAATGAAAAACGAGGAGGGAAAACTTGA
- the ftsH gene encoding ATP-dependent zinc metalloprotease FtsH, which yields MFRQFLNSNDNKFIKNDRKMRKPQMDNGNNDDFNWGKVTRVILSWLIIISAVFALMVWFRGNQKHEYEITFDQYQQFLKAGKIKEAIVKKTDVNNFDFHGVLKEPEEMITVDGKKVRGDKFVVFLPNASDSRVIDEWTRRGIKFNFVKESDQWLNALLSIIPWILLIFVWFLIIRRMQGTTTRNIFTFGKSRARIVTNNIPKVTFNDVAGVDEAKEELKEIIEFLKDPAKFQRLGGKIPKGVLLLGPPGTGKTLLAKAVAGEAGVPFLSISGAEFVEMFVGVGASRVRDLFEQAKKLAPCIVFIDEIDAVGRHRGAGLGGGHDEREQTLNQLLVEMDGFEENSGIIVIAATNRPDILDPALLRPGRFDRQIVVDRPDVKGRLEILKVHTRRLPLAPDVNLEVIAKSTPGFSGADLANLVNEAALLAARKNHDLVTMQDFEEAKDKVMMGIQRKNVAISEREKRVTAYHESGHVLVAKMLPEADPVHKVTIIPRGRALGVTTYLPIDERHTYSKEYLEAIITYALGGRAAEKIIFNSLTTGAADDLEKATTIARKMVCEWGMSERLGPLTYGTKEEEIFLGREITRHQNYSEQTAILIDEEVKRIVTSCMERAEKILLENIDALHRLANALLERETLTGDEIDKVIKGEELPPIQKKVNGQNETSTRVSANTEPKN from the coding sequence ATGTTTAGGCAATTTTTAAATTCAAATGATAACAAATTCATTAAAAACGATAGAAAAATGAGAAAACCTCAAATGGATAACGGCAATAACGATGATTTCAACTGGGGAAAAGTCACAAGAGTGATTTTAAGCTGGTTGATAATTATCTCCGCTGTTTTCGCACTTATGGTTTGGTTCAGAGGAAATCAAAAACATGAATATGAAATTACATTTGACCAATACCAACAATTTCTAAAAGCAGGTAAGATCAAAGAAGCAATAGTAAAGAAAACAGATGTGAATAACTTTGATTTTCATGGCGTTCTTAAAGAGCCGGAGGAAATGATAACTGTTGATGGGAAAAAAGTAAGAGGTGATAAATTCGTCGTATTTTTACCCAACGCCTCGGATTCGCGAGTGATAGATGAATGGACACGCCGTGGGATCAAGTTCAATTTCGTTAAAGAAAGCGATCAATGGCTAAACGCGCTTTTAAGCATAATTCCATGGATATTGCTGATTTTCGTATGGTTTTTGATAATCAGGCGAATGCAGGGAACTACGACAAGAAACATTTTCACTTTTGGAAAAAGTAGAGCAAGAATCGTGACAAATAACATACCCAAAGTTACATTCAATGATGTCGCTGGCGTTGACGAAGCTAAAGAAGAATTAAAGGAAATAATAGAATTCCTCAAAGATCCAGCAAAATTTCAGCGACTTGGTGGCAAGATTCCTAAGGGAGTTTTATTGCTTGGACCGCCTGGGACTGGTAAAACACTACTTGCAAAAGCTGTTGCAGGGGAAGCAGGTGTGCCATTTCTTTCAATAAGTGGTGCTGAATTCGTTGAAATGTTCGTTGGTGTCGGAGCAAGCAGAGTTAGAGATCTTTTTGAACAAGCGAAAAAACTTGCTCCTTGCATTGTTTTCATAGATGAAATTGACGCCGTCGGAAGACATAGAGGAGCAGGGCTCGGTGGAGGACATGATGAAAGAGAGCAAACCTTGAATCAACTTCTCGTTGAAATGGATGGTTTTGAAGAAAACAGCGGAATAATTGTAATCGCTGCAACCAACAGACCTGATATACTTGACCCAGCACTCTTAAGACCTGGAAGATTTGATAGACAAATCGTTGTTGACAGACCTGATGTAAAAGGACGACTTGAGATCCTTAAAGTTCACACGCGTAGATTACCTCTAGCTCCAGATGTGAATCTTGAGGTAATCGCAAAATCAACACCAGGATTCTCCGGAGCCGATCTCGCAAACCTTGTAAACGAAGCTGCACTTCTTGCTGCAAGAAAAAATCATGATCTTGTGACAATGCAGGACTTTGAAGAAGCGAAAGATAAGGTTATGATGGGAATTCAAAGGAAAAATGTCGCAATATCAGAGCGTGAGAAAAGAGTAACAGCTTACCACGAGTCAGGTCATGTCCTCGTTGCGAAAATGTTGCCAGAAGCTGATCCAGTTCACAAAGTTACGATAATTCCTCGTGGCAGAGCTCTTGGAGTTACAACCTATCTACCAATTGATGAAAGACACACTTATTCAAAAGAATACCTTGAAGCGATAATAACATATGCTCTCGGTGGAAGAGCAGCGGAAAAAATAATTTTTAATTCGCTAACAACCGGTGCAGCGGATGATCTTGAAAAAGCAACAACAATCGCAAGGAAAATGGTATGCGAATGGGGAATGAGCGAACGACTCGGTCCTTTGACATATGGTACAAAAGAAGAGGAAATTTTCCTCGGAAGAGAAATAACCAGACACCAAAATTATAGTGAACAAACTGCGATATTGATAGATGAAGAAGTCAAGAGAATAGTCACAAGTTGTATGGAAAGAGCTGAAAAAATTTTACTTGAAAACATAGATGCACTTCATCGCCTTGCAAATGCGCTACTTGAAAGAGAAACACTGACAGGTGATGAAATAGATAAAGTTATAAAAGGAGAGGAGCTACCACCTATACAAAAGAAAGTGAATGGTCAAAATGAAACTTCTACAAGAGTATCTGCAAACACTGAACCAAAGAATTAA
- the tilS gene encoding tRNA lysidine(34) synthetase TilS has translation MTERFFYINRISDTAEMIRDFINRFREFIQKNKLISPKDKIIVAVSGGVDSIVLLDLLNELKNQLKLELIVAHFNHKLRGEESDEDENFVKAFASQLGLECYVRSEDTREYCKTKKISIQEGARELRYNFFETLRLLKGFDKIAIAHNANDNAETVLLNLFRGSGVSGLAGIQVKRGNIIRPLLFATRDEIETYASEKGLPYRIDSSNFKTAYRRNYIRLKLLPLISENINPAIIETLNRTAQIFSELSEFVRYEVSKIINFITIEENPGKVLIDIHRLKSYLFFIQESVIISAIETFFNERIDFAKVLAVLNLIDSTPGSSIAISKNLYVYRDRQYLVFLRKPEFAETEIYTYVHPGEKFETNFFIFSSEFVKKEEVQFNRDSQVEYIDADLIADELILRNWQPGDWFVPLGMKGRKKISDFLIDLKIPVYDKKKILVLESEGKIVWVCGLRLDDRFKITDSTQKILKIEFHPKPILQSNER, from the coding sequence ATGACTGAAAGGTTTTTTTATATAAACCGAATATCTGACACAGCTGAGATGATAAGAGATTTTATAAATCGCTTCCGTGAATTTATTCAAAAGAATAAGCTTATTTCACCCAAAGATAAAATCATAGTCGCCGTAAGCGGAGGAGTTGACTCTATAGTTTTACTTGATCTTCTAAACGAACTGAAAAATCAACTTAAACTTGAACTCATCGTTGCCCATTTCAACCACAAGTTGAGAGGAGAAGAATCAGACGAAGATGAAAATTTTGTTAAAGCATTTGCTTCCCAGCTTGGCCTTGAATGTTATGTTAGAAGCGAGGACACAAGAGAATACTGTAAAACCAAAAAAATTTCAATTCAGGAAGGAGCAAGAGAATTAAGATATAACTTTTTTGAAACACTTAGATTGCTTAAAGGTTTTGATAAGATTGCAATCGCACACAATGCAAATGACAATGCTGAAACAGTTCTTTTAAATCTTTTCCGCGGTTCCGGAGTAAGCGGACTCGCCGGGATACAGGTAAAAAGAGGAAACATAATAAGACCACTTCTATTCGCAACGAGAGACGAAATAGAAACATATGCCTCTGAAAAAGGATTACCATATAGAATTGATTCATCAAACTTCAAAACAGCTTACAGAAGAAACTATATACGCTTGAAACTCTTACCTTTAATAAGTGAAAACATAAACCCTGCAATCATTGAAACTCTTAACCGAACTGCACAGATATTTTCGGAGCTAAGCGAATTTGTACGCTATGAGGTATCAAAAATTATAAATTTCATCACAATTGAGGAAAATCCCGGAAAAGTCCTAATTGACATTCACAGGTTGAAAAGCTATCTTTTCTTCATCCAAGAAAGTGTTATAATCTCAGCGATTGAGACATTTTTCAATGAAAGGATTGACTTTGCAAAAGTTCTCGCAGTGCTTAATTTAATTGATTCAACTCCCGGTAGCTCCATTGCGATCTCAAAAAATCTTTACGTCTACAGAGATAGACAATATCTCGTCTTCTTGCGAAAACCTGAATTTGCCGAAACCGAGATCTACACTTATGTTCATCCCGGTGAAAAGTTTGAAACTAACTTTTTTATATTTTCATCCGAATTTGTCAAAAAAGAGGAAGTTCAATTCAATCGCGATTCGCAAGTTGAATACATTGACGCTGACCTTATAGCTGATGAACTCATCTTGAGAAATTGGCAACCTGGCGATTGGTTTGTCCCACTTGGGATGAAAGGAAGAAAAAAAATTAGCGACTTTCTTATTGACCTTAAAATACCTGTTTATGACAAGAAAAAAATCCTTGTGCTTGAATCCGAAGGGAAGATCGTTTGGGTCTGTGGACTTCGTCTTGACGACAGATTTAAAATAACTGATTCAACACAAAAAATTTTAAAAATTGAATTTCATCCAAAACCAATTCTACAGAGCAATGAACGATGA
- a CDS encoding DUF4097 domain-containing protein, whose amino-acid sequence MMNVKFLIFILTGFIFAGGLLLCSNIKITETPLEEELSDTNELKISKSFKASPKHEIIIESSIADVIMQSHDANEIEVNFYVKGLSQKLKEFDVSFHEEENRLTIKVKRKKKVRILNFYDLFDLFQVEGIEASQLVVKAPDSLSNVVIKSSGGDIKIQNFTSNFELSSAGGDIQIEELNGEIYASSAGGDTRIRNCRGDSEIKTAGGDIIVSQYQGKIEIESSGGDITVNKLNGSIFAFSAGGDVKVEFALPLGTTKLSTAGGDITIYAPSNLNAYVDLESSGGNIKVDFPTRIEKKSSFELKGWIGKQNSETTIKASSSGGDIELISKDMNI is encoded by the coding sequence ATGATGAATGTAAAATTTTTGATTTTCATCTTAACTGGTTTTATTTTTGCTGGCGGTTTGCTTCTCTGCTCCAACATCAAAATAACGGAAACCCCGCTGGAAGAAGAACTTAGTGATACCAACGAATTGAAAATTTCAAAGTCGTTCAAAGCAAGCCCCAAACATGAAATCATCATTGAATCAAGCATAGCAGATGTCATAATGCAATCTCACGATGCAAATGAGATTGAGGTTAATTTTTATGTGAAAGGCTTGAGTCAGAAACTTAAAGAATTTGATGTCTCATTTCACGAAGAAGAAAATCGTTTGACGATCAAAGTAAAGCGAAAAAAGAAAGTTAGGATTTTAAATTTTTACGATTTATTTGACCTCTTTCAAGTGGAGGGGATTGAAGCATCTCAGCTTGTTGTAAAAGCTCCAGATAGTTTGTCAAATGTTGTTATCAAATCATCGGGTGGAGATATAAAAATTCAAAATTTTACATCAAACTTTGAGCTTTCATCCGCAGGTGGAGATATTCAAATTGAAGAGTTAAACGGCGAAATTTATGCTTCTTCAGCTGGAGGTGATACAAGAATCAGAAATTGCAGAGGTGATAGCGAAATAAAGACAGCAGGCGGAGATATAATTGTAAGCCAATACCAAGGTAAAATTGAAATTGAATCATCAGGTGGAGATATAACGGTTAACAAATTAAATGGCTCTATCTTTGCCTTTTCAGCTGGCGGCGATGTAAAGGTTGAATTTGCTCTTCCGCTTGGAACGACGAAACTGTCAACAGCCGGTGGAGATATAACAATTTACGCTCCCTCAAACTTAAATGCATATGTTGATCTTGAATCATCTGGTGGAAATATCAAAGTTGACTTCCCCACGAGGATTGAAAAGAAATCAAGCTTTGAGCTAAAAGGTTGGATCGGGAAACAAAATTCTGAAACCACCATCAAAGCTTCATCATCAGGTGGAGATATTGAGTTAATTTCAAAAGATATGAACATTTAA